One Rosa chinensis cultivar Old Blush chromosome 5, RchiOBHm-V2, whole genome shotgun sequence genomic region harbors:
- the LOC112203401 gene encoding F-box/LRR-repeat protein At3g03360, with product MDFPFHRFQSKLISLNPKLINRHLLQYHVPPHRRDVGGWRPYLMKKRVRQPTSQFVKDENDCKLRNRKQNNAGNKLVDRISVLPDEILVSILSLLPLKEAQATSVLSKRWRRVWASIITLNFDCAPTISSFIWSYISSKSYNLKSEVEAEISRFVPWINSVVEQHNVPCIEHFRVCSHLNQEFASSIDKWVQFAMEKGVRTLELDFSVWGCVPPMYTFPHYLLKHLCDDHIPIQGPCACIGLKSLKVLNFNCVNVAGEVLEYFLSNCTVLEQLLVCESPSLIDLRVVGSSVALKYLLVQDCSNIKSIEIYDAKLISFIYKGEPESI from the exons ATGGACTTTCCATTTCATCGCTTCCAGTCAAAACTAATCTCATTGAACCCTAAATTGATAAACCGCCACCTTCTCCAATACCACGTGCCACCGCATCGGCGAGACGTTGGAGGCTGGAGACCTTATTTAATGAAGAAAAGGGTGCGCCAACCGACTTCTCAATTTGTCAAAGACGAG AATGATTGCAAATTGAGGAACAGAAAGCAAAATAATGCTGGAAACAAGTTGGTGGACAGAATCAGTGTGTTGCCTGATGAAATTTTAGTCAGTATACTCTCTCTATTGCCCCTGAAGGAAGCACAAGCTACTAGTGTTCTTTCTAAACGATGGCGGCGCGTGTGGGCGTCTATTATTACTCTTAACTTTGATTGTGCCCCAACCATCTCTAGTTTCATATGGAGCTATATATCTTCCAAGTCCTACAACCTCAAATCGGAAGTAGAAGCTGAAATCAGTAGGTTTGTCCCTTGGATCAATAGTGTGGTGGAACAGCATAATGTTCCATGCATTGAACATTTCAGGGTTTGTTCTCATCTAAATCAAGAATTTGCAAGTTCCATTGATAAATGGGTTCAATTTGCAATGGAAAAGGGAGTTCGAACACTGGAGCTGGACTTTTCAGTCTGGGGTTGTGTTCCTCCAATGTATACTTTCCCCCATTACCTTTTGAAACACTTGTGTGACGATCATATTCCAATTCAAGGCCCTTGTGCATGCATCGGTTTGAAGTCCCTTAAGGTTCTTAATTTCAATTGTGTTAATGTGGCTGGAGAAGTTCTCGAGTACTTCTTGTCTAATTGTACCGTTCTTGAACAACTATTAGTGTGTGAGTCCCCATCCTTGATTGATCTAAGAGTTGTTGGTTCATCGGTTGCATTGAAGTATCTACTCGTACAAGACTGTAGCAACAtcaaaagcattgagatttatGATGCAAAACTCATTTCATTTATATACAAGGGAGAGCCGGAGAGCATATGA
- the LOC112165694 gene encoding G-type lectin S-receptor-like serine/threonine-protein kinase At4g27290, with protein sequence MDYFLSVRKLHSDQRSMQAFRTLFVCYFFFSSVKTPFTTALDAITPSQYIRDGETLVSADGNFELGFFGKSKGQYLGIWYTFSTDIVVWVANRETPVNDSSGVLKLTDQGVLVLLNSSNGTVWSTNSSRTAGNPVLQLLDSGNLVVKDGNDTSPDYFLWQSFDYPCDTQLPGMKLGRNLVNGLDRYLSSWRSTDDPAQGEFSLRMDPRGLPQFFEVQGAKILTRAGSWNGLQLTGYQRRPNPISEFLFVLNETEIYYEYTLLNRSTFSRYVMNPYGTTQWLTWIDYTNSWEPFFASQADQCEIYAFCGANANCNVNEAPMCACLKGFVPKSPQKWNSSHWSDGCVRRTPLVCSDRDDFLIYSRFKLPDTSSSWYDKSMSLKECKELCLRNCSCTAYANLDVREGGSGCLLWFGNLTDIREFTSDSQDLYIRIASSDTDAIGKKSKSNKSRQAGIVISSALLVVGMLILGFFLYKRNKKLRNQDVRRLLDCQMDDCEEGREDMELPLFDFTTVADATENFSSNNKLGQGGFGPVYKGTLIGGKEIAVKRRSKESGQGMREFKNEVLLIAKLQHRNLVKLLGCCIQNDEKMLIYEYMSNRSLDFFIFDQERQKSLDWPSCYNIIDGTARGLLYLHQDSRLRIIHRDLKPSNILLDENMNPRISDFGLAKTFSFDQSQANTNKVAGTYGYMAPEYAVDGIFSTKSDVFSFGVVLIELLSREKNRGFCHPDHDFNLLGHAWTLWTQNVPLELIEKTLCDPDTISEVLRCLHVGLLCVQQVPEDRPSMSSVVLMLGSHDVVLPLPKQPGFYTERTLPESSSRSRDLCSPSNFSTTLLEAR encoded by the exons ATGGATTACTTTCTTTCAGTAAGAAAATTACATTCTGATCAGAGATCAATGCAAGCCTTTAGAACCCTTTTTGTGTGCTACTTCTTTTTCTCCTCCGTAAAAACCCCATTTACAACTGCACTAGATGCTATCACTCCAAGTCAATATATTAGAGATGGTGAAACTCTAGTTTCTGCTGATGGAAACTTTGAACTGGGATTCTTTGGTAAGTCGAAAGGCCAATACTTGGGAATATGGTACACTTTCTCTACTGACATAGTTGTGTGGGTAGCCAACAGAGAAACACCGGTTAATGATTCTTCAGGAGTCTTAAAGCTCACTGATCAGGGAGTTTTAGTCCTTCTCAATAGCTCAAATGGCACTGTATGGTCAACCAATTCATCAAGAACTGCAGGAAATCCAGTCTTGCAACTCTTGGATTCGGGAAATCTTGTTGTGAAAGATGGAAATGATACTAGCCCTGATTACTTTCTTTGGCAGAGTTTTGATTATCCTTGTGACACACAACTACCAGGAATGAAACTTGGCCGGAACTTAGTTAATGGTTTAGACAGGTATCTCTCGTCCTGGAGGAGCACAGATGATCCTGCTCAAGGAGAGTTTTCACTACGGATGGATCCTCGTGGTTTACCTCAATTTTTTGAAGTTCAGGGAGCTAAGATACTGACTAGAGCAGGATCATGGAACGGCCTTCAATTGACTGGATATCAAAGGAGGCCAAATCCAATATCTGagtttttatttgtgttgaatgAGACAGAAATCTATTATGAGTACACACTCCTCAACCGGTCTACGTTCTCTAGATATGTAATGAATCCATATGGCACTACACAGTGGTTAACATGGATAGACTACACAAATAGTTGGGAGCCTTTCTTTGCAAGCCAAGCAGATCAGTGTGAAATTTACGCTTTTTGTGGGGCTAATGCTAATTGTAATGTCAATGAAGCCCCCATGTGTGCATGCTTGAAAGGATTTGTACCTAAATCTCCACAAAAGTGGAACTCTTCACATTGGTCTGATGGATGTGTTCGAAGGACTCCATTAGTTTGCAGTGATAGAGATGACTTCTTAATATATAGTAGATTTAAATTGCCAGACACATCTTCTTCCTGGTATGACAAGAGCATGAGCCTCAAGGAATGCAAGGAATTGTGTTTGAGAAACTGCTCGTGTACGGCTTATGCAAATTTAGATGTCAGGGAAGGAGGAAGTGGCTGCTTGCTTTGGTTTGGAAACCTCACTGACATAAGAGAATTTACCTCTGATTCTCAAGACCTCTATATACGAATAGCTTCTTCAGACACAG ATGCTATTGGGAAGAAGAGCAAGTCCAACAAGAGTAGGCAAGCTGGAATTGTAATCAGCTCTGCTCTTCTTGTAGTGGGAATGCTAATACTTGGATTCTTCTTGTATAAACGGAACAAGAAACTCAGAAATCAAG ATGTTAGAAGATTGCTGGATTGCCAAATGGATGACTGTGAAGAAGGAAGGGAAGACATGGAGTTACCGCTATTTGACTTTACCACTGTAGCTGATGCCACTGAAAACTTTTCAAGCAACAACAAACTGGGACAAGGCGGTTTTGGACCTGTGTACAAG GGTACATTGATAGGAGGGAAAGAAATAGCTGTAAAGAGGCGATCCAAGGAATCTGGTCAAGGAATGAGGGAGTTCAAAAATGAAGTTCTACTGATAGCCAAACTTCAGCACCGTAATCTTGTAAAGCTTCTGGGCTGTTGCATTCAAAATGATGAAAAAATGTTAATATATGAATACATGTCCAACAGGAGCTTGGACTTCTTTATATTTG ATCAGGAAAGACAGAAATCGCTCGACTGGCCTTCCTGCTACAACATTATTGACGGAACTGCACGAGGGCTTCTCTATCTTCACCAAGACTCGAGATTAAGAATTATTCACAGAGATCTGAAACCTAGTAATATTTTGCTAGATGAAAACATGAACCCAAGGATTTCAGATTTTGGCCTGGCTAAAACATTTAGCTTTGATCAAAGTCAAGCCAATACGAATAAAGTGGCTGGAACATA TGGTTATATGGCGCCTGAATATGCAGTAGATGGAATTTTCTCGACGAAATCAGATGTATTTAGCTTTGGAGTTGTGCTGATTGAGTTATTGAGTAGGGAGAAGAACAGGGGATTTTGTCATCCAGATCACGATTTTAATCTTCTTGGACAT GCATGGACACTATGGACTCAAAATGTACCACTGGAACTCATCGAGAAGACATTATGTGATCCGGATACCATATCCGAAGTTTTAAGGTGTCTTCATGTGGGTCTGTTATGTGTGCAGCAAGTACCTGAAGATAGACCAAGCATGTCATCTGTGGTACTAATGTTGGGCAGTCATGATGTTGTGCTGCCTTTGCCAAAGCAGCCTGGTTTTTACACTGAACGGACTCTTCCCGAATCATCATCAAGGTCACGTGACCTGTGTTCACCCAGTAACTTCAGCACTACATTGTTAGAGGCTCGGTAG
- the LOC112165807 gene encoding pentatricopeptide repeat-containing protein At1g20230: MLSKLPTNVPSHLSLRFLKIHCNSGDLQRARQVFDQIPEPDLRAWTLLISAYTRRGLLREAINLYTSLRARNIAPDNLLILSVAKACAVLGDPRKATELHDEAIRFGFHLDVALGNAMVDMFGKCKNVDGARRVFDEMPRKDVISWTCLCSCYVHCGMPRQGLVAFREMGLSGVRPNAVTVSTILPACSELRDLNSGREIHGFVVKHGMGGNVFVSSALVKVYASCVSIKHAHQVFDKMSERDVVSWNVLLTAYFSNGEWEKGMALFCRMRNEGVRLDGASWNAVICGCLNNGETEQALKMLGKMQESGFKPNQITVTSLLPACKDLESLRAGKEVHSYIFRNCLMDDLASTTALVFMYAKCGELELSRRVFNMMPKKDTVAWNTMIIGNSMHGNGGEALLLYRNMLESGVKPNSVTYTGVLCGCSHSRLVDEGIKVFYSMRDHLVEPDADHYSCLVDVLSRAGRVEEAYQFIQRMPMEPTAGAWGALLGACRVHRNVELAKIAASRLFEIEPDNPGNYVLLSNIFVTAKRWEEASETRKLMRDRGVTKTPGCSWVQLRNRVYSFVAGDRSNENSEKIYKFLEGMGEKMRLAGFVPNTDFVLQDVDQEEKVGTLCNHSEKLAVAFAILNLNGESTIRVFKNLRICGDCHNAIKYMAKIVGVRIIVRDSLRFHHFDDGDCSCGDFW, translated from the coding sequence ATGCTTTCAAAGCTACCCACGAATGTCCCATCTCACCTGAGCCTGAGGTTCTTGAAGATTCACTGTAACTCCGGTGATCTACAACGTGCCCGCCAGGTGTTCGATCAAATTCCTGAACCAGACCTGCGTGCATGGACCCTGCTAATATCGGCCTACACGCGACGTGGGCTGCTCAGGGAAGCTATAAACCTCTACACTTCACTCAGAGCCCGGAACATTGCTCCTGACAATCTTCTGATCCTCTCTGTTGCCAAGGCCTGTGCGGTTTTGGGTGATCCCAGAAAAGCTACAGAGCTTCACGACGAGGCGATTCGGTTCGGGTTTCATTTGGATGTTGCTTTGGGCAATGCCATGGTTGATATGTTTGGGAAGTGTAAGAATGTTGATGGGGCGAGGCGGGTTTTCGATGAAATGCCGAGGAAGGATGTGATTTCTTGGAcatgtttgtgttcttgttATGTTCACTGTGGGATGCCCAGGCAGGGTTTGGTGGCTTTCAGAGAGATGGGTCTGAGTGGAGTGAGACCCAATGCGGTGACGGTGTCGACGATCCTACCTGCTTGCTCTGAGTTGAGGGATTTGAATTCGGGGAGGGAGATTCATGGGTTTGTGGTGAAGCATGGAATGGGAGGGAATGTGTTTGTAAGCAGTGCACTCGTCAAAGTGTATGCTAGTTGTGTGAGTATTAAGCATGCGCACCAGGTGTTTGATAAAATGTCTGAACGAGATGTTGTGTCTTGGAATGTGCTTTTGACTGCGTATTTCTCCAATGGGGAATGGGAGAAGGGTATGGCTCTGTTTTGTAGGATGAGAAATGAAGGTGTGAGATTGGATGGCGCTTCGTGGAATGCTGTGATCTGTGGGTGTTTGAATAATGGGGAAACTGAACAGGCGCTGAAAATGCTTGGGAAGATGCAAGAGTCGGGGTTTAAGCCGAATCAGATAACAGTCACCAGTTTGTTGCCGGCGTGCAAAGATTTGGAGAGCTTGAGGGCAGGCAAAGAGGTTCATAGCTACATCTTTAGGAATTGTTTGATGGACGACTTGGCAAGTACAACAGCTTTGGTTTTCATGTATGCAAAATGCGGAGAGTTGGAACTTTCAAGGAGGGTGTTCAATATGATGCCGAAAAAGGACACGGTTGCTTGGAACACAATGATCATTGGAAACTCGATGCATGGGAATGGAGGAGAAGCATTGTTGCTATACAGAAACATGTTAGAATCCGGGGTGAAGCCGAATTCTGTTACTTACACTGGTGTTTTGTGTGGTTGTAGTCATTCGCGGCTGGTTGATGAAGGCATCAAGGTTTTTTATTCAATGAGGGATCACTTGGTAGAACCTGATGCGGATCATTATTCGTGTTTGGTTGATGTACTTAGCCGTGCTGGTCGCGTAGAAGAGGCCTATCAGTTTATACAGAGAATGCCTATGGAACCTACTGCAGGTGCTTGGGGAGCATTGCTTGGTGCCTGTAGAGTGCATAGAAATGTGGAGTTGGCAAAAATCGCAGCAAGCCGGCTGTTTGAGATCGAACCAGATAACCCTGGTAACTATGTATTGTTGTCCAACATTTTTGTTACTGCCAAAAGATGGGAAGAAGCTTCAGAAACTAGGAAGCTGATGAGGGACAGAGGAGTCACAAAAACACCAGGTTGTTCTTGGGTTCAGTTGAGAAATAGAGTCTACTCGTTTGTTGCTGGCGACAGGAGTAATGAAAATAGTGAAAAGATATACAAGTTTTTGGAGGGAATGGGTGAGAAGATGAGATTGGCAGGGTTTGTGCCCAACACGGATTTTGTTCTGCAAGATGTGGATCAAGAAGAGAAAGTGGGGACTCTTTGCAACCATAGTGAGAAGCTGGCTGTTGCTTTTGCGATACTCAATTTGAATGGGGAGTCAACAATTCGGGTttttaagaatttgaggataTGTGGAGATTGCCATAATGCCATCAAATACATGGCAAAGATAGTTGGTGTGAGGATTATAGTTAGAGATTCATTGAGGTTTCACCACTTCGATGATGGAGATTGTTCCTGTGGAGATTTCTGGTGA
- the LOC121049165 gene encoding F-box/kelch-repeat protein At3g06240-like, with protein sequence MSSEVGMPNLSDDMFEEILSRLPVKSLCRLKCVSKSWLHLIAKPHFIDTQLNRTQKHKVIFGTTASLSSLDPEAAIDDDNMPPSSLDFPLKGKPGTRLEMVGLSNGLACIMPQPDALFIFNPSTGESMRVPERVLTKKQKKRKSTVLHGFGYAPSIKDYRMVKIILDDGVVLMFSLTNKSWKRVENIPDEYDLCSWRKWDPLNGAFHWLLEDMGDEDPPFIAAFDLADGKFSNLPLPESFDGDYKYFTTGILGGCLCLLESYPFGFEFSCWVMEKYGVKESWTRIRFVCQNSGFLISVMPICYWKKTKELLAIIDYCHLVRLTNPTDGTYYVGPWQHSVKA encoded by the exons ATGTCAAGTGAGGTAGGCATGCCAAACCTTTCAGACGATATGTTTGAAGAGATACTCTCTCGACTTCCTGTCAAGTCTTTGTGTCGACTCAAGTGCGTCTCAAAGTCATGGCTCCATCTCATTGCTAAACCACACTTCATTGACACTCAACTCAACCGAACGCAGAAGCACAAAGTCATTTTCGGTACCACCGCTTCACTCTCTTCCTTGGACCCTGAAGCAGCTATAGATGATGACAATATGCCTCCCTCGTCGCTTGATTTTCCACTCAAGGGCAAACCCGGCACTAGGCTTGAGATGGTTGGTCTCTCTAATGGTTTGGCCTGCATCATGCCTCAACCGGATGCCTTGTTCATATTCAACCCTAGCACAGGGGAGTCCATGAGAGTTCCAGAAAGAGTgttaaccaaaaaacaaaaaaaacgaAAAAGTACAGTCTTACACGGATTTGGTTATGCTCCTTCCATCAAGGATTACAGGATGGTCAAGATTATTTTAGATGATGGCGTTGTGCTCATGTTTTCGTTAACTAACAAGTCATGGAAAAGAGTTGAAAACATACCTGACGAATATGATTTGTGTTCTTGGAGGAAGTGGGATCCTCTGAACGGAGCTTTTCACTGGTTACTTGAGGACATGGGAGACGAGGACCCTCCTTTCATTGCTGCATTTGATTTAGCAGACGGCAAGTTCTCAAACTTGCCCCTACCTGAATCTTTCGACGGAGATTATAAGTACTTCACAACTGGTATTCTTGGAGGGTGTCTTTGTTTACTAGAATCTTATCCATTTGGATTCGAGTTCTCCTGTTGGGTTATGGAAAAATATGGTGTGAAGGAGTCTTGGACTAGGATTAGATTCGTGTGCCAAAACTCGGGGTTTCTTATTAGTGTGATGCCAATATGCTACTGGAAGAAGACCAAGGAATTACTAGCCATAATTGATTATTGCCATTTAGTACGCTTGACAAATCCAACGGATGGCACTTATTATGTTGGCCCC TGGCAACATAGTGTGAAAGCTTAG